A DNA window from Brassica napus cultivar Da-Ae chromosome C1, Da-Ae, whole genome shotgun sequence contains the following coding sequences:
- the BNAANNG22400D gene encoding uncharacterized protein BNAANNG22400D, which translates to MARHLEDVMGMATTTQFHVSYLVHVVFLALLGCCVLSAVLLSCADGASDDRATSGNTPAAGGCGGAGCGGGCGG; encoded by the coding sequence ATGGCTAGACACTTAGAAGATGTAATGGGCATGGCGACAACAACACAGTTCCATGTTAGTTACCTTGTTCATGTTGTGTTCTTGGCTCTATTAGGCTGTTGTGTCCTCTCGGCCGTATTACTCTCTTGCGCCGATGGAGCTTCCGACGACAGAGCCACTTCTGGTAACACACCCGCTGCCGGAGGTTGTGGCGGAGCCGGTTGCGGCGGTGGTTGTGGAGGTTAA